The Ostrea edulis chromosome 1, xbOstEdul1.1, whole genome shotgun sequence genomic sequence agcgccgagcataggccgaaattttgcagccctttaccggcagtggcgacgtctccatatgagtgaaatattctcgagagggacgtaaaacaatattcaatcaatcatcgctgtttgttatctttaattTGTCACTTTACATAGTTTTGATTATTACAAAGAATTTAATTAATACGTAATAGAATGTGTTGATGACATGCTGTGTTAGTAAAGATATTAGTTTCCCCCATTTGAAGAATTCTTGTTTTTAGAAAGGAAAAAAAGTCCACtaagaaaaggtgaagataacgaacaatgatcaatctaataattcCCAAAAGgagtacaaaatagagagttgaggaAACACAaacccagaggtgggatgaggtgcctaggaggagtaaacattccctgtcgccCGGTAACActcgccgtgatccctatatcttgatcagccAAACATAGTAatcggtagtcaaaattaatgtgtaAAGAATGGTGTAACAATAGGTATCAAACACGCCAGGTAGTATTTTAACCCAATGAATTCTAAAATCTATATATTGGTTGCCAAGTTATATTTCTGCAATCTATTATGTATGATTAACATCcacaattttaaacaaaatgatttgAACGCATGATAGATTTGGTAACTTAAAACTTTCGTTTGAGAGCTAAAATTGcgacatttccttttatatgtcgATCGTGTATCAGGAAGAGTTGTCGAAACCATCCTTTAAAATCAAACTATGGAACCCGAGTAGATAGCTGAATGTACATCATACGATATGTATCTTTCATCAGTGTAACTCCAATTTgattatattaaaataatttgtcGCTTACAAAGGACCTTCATTGCTACGAGATTAAAAATCGTATTTGAAactcaataacttttttgcGTAGCGAGTACTAAACATTGACAGTATCCAGCGTCATATCAAATTGGTTATGCATCGATctttgtgtttcattttaatTGAAAAGCAAATGGAGATGCTTGATTACAGTTATACCGGGGAgttaaatgaaacattttccgaGAGCATTGTTCCTCCAATACTCCAAGGCTCTTTTGGAATTCTGGGAAACTTTCTTGCacttttcttactttttcatCATTCCAACGTCCATAGATGGGGaacattttataaatatgtattcgCTCTGGCCGTAACTGATGTCAATGGATTATTGTTGCACTACCCCGTGGCGATAGCTAGATATGCATCTGACTTTGAATTCGAGTTTCCGAAAAAATTTTGCTGTTTTGACGTattcttgttttcattttcttttctatCATCTGCCATGATAGTATGTGCTATGTCGTGTGACAGGCTATTCGCAGTTAAATATCCCTTCATTTACAGATCTGGAAACCATAAAACTAAACGAATCTTATTTACGATTTGGATATTTTCAGCACTGGTTGCTTCTTTTCCATTACTCGGTTTTGGGTCTGTCCAGATGTACTATCCCGGAACTTGGTGTTTTATCAATTTTGCAAGCCTACGTCGTTTGGATAGAATCAACACGTACGTTTACTCAAGTCTGTGTTTATTAATTCTGTTAATTACTGCAATAACGAACACCGCTGTTATACACTCGATTTGTCAACATGACAGAACAGAtatcatttcatcaaatgaGTTTGAGAGAAGGAAGAGGAAGAATGATGAAACTTACATAGTAACGTTGATGCTGTCCATTGTAATTCTATCCAGCGTATGCTGGATTCCATTATtggtaggtacatgtatttataaaacatatagcgATGGACATTTGTTTGCTAAAAGTTAAAGCATACACCACTACCCATGTGTATTATATGGTCACACGCAAAGTACGCGTGCATGAAGTTCAAATACTTACATTCTTTGATGTTTCAAGCTATCAAGATATTTTgcccaaaaataaaaaaaaagggaaCATTACCAGGATTCTATGAAAGATTATCAAGTCAAAATGATTACTCTTAATGAAAATCTCTTAAATGAAGGGAGAACAGAAATATATTTACTCCGGTATCATTTAAACCTCAAGATCTATACAAAGTATAGTTCGACTCGAGCACAAGCTAAGAAGTCTTAGATATtaaagacattttaaaatgcCAGTCACGTTGggatatttttttccagattgttTAAAGGTACACATGTTCCAATGTTTATGTTAGATTTAATAAAGATGTCAATTTTACGGTATTCCCTAAATAAAAAATcgaaacaaaaaattatatcaaatatgCATACAAATACTACCGTTGAAGAGATTATATTCCCTAAATAAAAAATCGAAACAAAAAACTATATCAAATATGCATACAAATACTACCGTtgaagagatacatgtataaatgaaaatagtttcaaaagAAAATCTGTCTTTTACACTTTCTTTCCAAAACAAGCCGAATGCTGACCACGCACTGTTTCATTATATGTAGCATACCACGTGCTATTTCCCAGCAATTCTGTACGTATCTAACTACCTACTctttagtgttttacacatggtCTAGCATAATGAATGGAGTCTGACATATCCTTATTCCTATATTTACAATCGATGAACCTAATGTCAAAACTTCCCGAAGTCATTGTTTTCTTTCCGATCACGTGTGAATATCGAAGTAGGCGCACTCAATGTATTGTAAAAATATGGCCAATCGAAGAATTTGTCGAGAATAAACTACACATTTCGACATATTCCTTTCATTAGgaatgaaatcaaatagtttacGTTGCaaagttaagataacgaacagtgatcaatcccccTAATTCCTATATAGAATGCAAAtcaagagtaggacaaacacggacccctgtgtCAATATATACTGAAATGGGTGCCTAAGTCCTACTGGCCATATTCAAGTTAATATCTTAGAATGCTTTAAGTTACGAGCTCCAGACGTGAGAGGCGTGTGTCTTTCGGGTATTACACTTTCAATGGGACGAGTTTaggttttttgaaaaaaatatttttcattttttatgttaaatattgataatataactcatttaatgttgacaaccaaaattggAATCTTCTGAATTCGAATACAAGGATAAGAGCAGtattttagccttaactctgctatgtaaacaaagacttatgtttacaaacaaaccagtgaaatttgaagcatcttaattttgtacattcatCAATTCAACTTTCAAATGACACATTTGCTGTCATCTCGCCcaaacaaaactatattttagcTACGTTTGATTTCAAGTAAAAAGATAAGCACAGTTTGAATTGAaacaatgtcatttattaaCTAAATGACATTACAACTAATGCAGTATAATACGTTTTGTAAGGAGAGTTCCAAAACACTCCATGAGAGAGACAACTtaatgcattttgtaaaacattacaaacTATACACGCtcagaaaaaaacccatttgaCTAGTTCAATGATTAATGCAAAATCAAAGGTGGGAATCACTAAAgcatgacacattttacctaaagtatacttgaaatgtgatatatatagtAAATGTGGATCGAtatccaattattttgaaaatttcgttaACAATAACACATCTTAATCtgagtcgttaaaacaggtagtgacaggggtacctgtaaaatgcgaaacgaaatctaccgaaacgaaacgaaacccaccaaaacgaaacgaaacctaacgaaacgaaacagattgtataatcgaactcttttaattataataattaaaaatggtatcttaggcccctgttaaagtttacacataaataaaattcgcctcccctttgaagtaggctttcggcttgactgataccaagttttaaaagttggaaggggggggggggtaagcacaaagtacataaataccatgtgcaattagcttcggatccataaatttcagaacggaaggttacagtctcacaggtcagaggtctggggaaacacactaaacgagggatggggtcgtcggcgttggatccgcttttggacataaatacatgtttcagtattttttgctctaaagacaaatatatgtatacatgtggatattgtatatttgtatgtagtatatcaaacggtgggttctgaatatgtcctcccgttctctttgtgatttatgcttaaaattcccttgttcataagccttttcagtttacaaaatgccgaccttctcctaatattattgcattaaaaaaatccgttttctgtcccgttttcaattccccgtcttagcaacaccccaaatgtattatagagtttttccattattgaaagtactcgcacctcagcagttagagataaaatcaGAGGTAAAGagttcctgctttcaattttctcagacaccagcttctccaaacaatgtatctatgcccaaaggcggatccaacgtcggcgatcccacccctcgtatagtgtgtttccccagatctctgagactgtaaccctcggttctgaaatttatggatccgaaactaattgtacatggcatttaatcaactacggatatgtacgttgtgcccccccccccctttccagcttttaaaactttgtaacagtcaagccgaaagcctacatcaaaggggaggcgaattttatttatatgtggtaactttcacaggggcctaagatacaatttttaattattataattaaaagagttcggtaaTACAATCTGTTaggtttcggtgggtttcgtttcgtttcggtagatttcgtttcgcactttacaggtacccgtagTGACAGTTGAaagtcacgggtcctcggagatgaccttaaaaaacggatgccccgtgtcacagtaggtgtggcacgctaaatggccgtaagcgccgagcataggcctaaatttgaagcccttcatcggtcttggtgacgtctccatatgagtgaaaaattctcgagtgagacgttaagcaagatacaatccatcaatcaatcaaaacaaataatagaCTCTCTGCGATGATATTCTGTcatgatattacatgtaagactaaattttgatgatttaaattgaaaaacaaaaaatggggggggggggggggggggtcgtgaaTCAGTCCACGTACGGAGTTTGTGTGTCATGGTAAGCATTGACACGATAAGGAACGCTCACTGCTACTGTCTTAGGAGACGGACTAGTAAGTTGTTagacttgttcccaatccttttgatatattcaataaaatgttcaaaACATACGATCTTGAGCACCATACATACATTGTAGGCCACATATGAATGTGGCACTTCATATCTACTGCGGGCGATATCCCAATCTGAGTGAAAATTCTTAAACCAACAAACAAGGATTGGAAGCTTtctttgtaatttatttcacggtatttttattttactgtaaattCTTCTACTCCCccgccaaataaaaaaaacggGGGAAAATAACACTGCAGAGACAGACTTGACCTCTTCGTGTTACAAAACTGGTTGAAACCGATATTGAGTAGGCATACGCAGCGGTCGtaaatttcaaaagatgaaagtattattttaaagaaaatgtaaatacgTGTATGAGCATTGTATATGCCGTATTAAACAGTAGTTTTTCGATGTTGATACAGtgtgtatctattttatgtttTCCTCCCTAAACATCTCTATGAGTCTACTCTGCTATGATGTTTGTTAAGTTTTACTAAATATGCACGAAGTCAGATTGTGTTGAAATTAGCACTTATTACAAATGCCAAACAAAATCACgatatttaaaatataaatgccACACTTGTTGGTATTCAAGTAACATTTACAATATACTTTGTTAAGTAATAAGATCGGACAATTTTAACAAAGAGAAAACGGtgattttgtcattcatatttATGAGGAACTGACTTTATGATAGAtgtgcgggggggggggggggggcattaggAGGAAGATTTCCTTTACATGTAGTCGTTTTAAATATGATTTgatattaaagtaattccaccctcctgtgatgtcataagattttgcaaaatcaatgatttatttagattcatgcatgataggaacataaattgtgttgGGAGTATTTTCCGATACTTATTGTAAAaactcttgttaaaaataaactgttTCAAAAGTCTATGTTATGGATGAATAACCAATGATACGTTaccaaatattgaatccaaggtcattaactctgtttctattgatttgggcctccgtgaccgagtggttagagcatcgcgctcaaaatcacacggcctctcacctctggtgggcgtgggttcgaatcccgctcgcgccagtaagcaagaaagttttccagtttactttcggaagattggtggtctcttcccaagtacattgtatctgggttctctcttccaccaataaaaactgggcaccaccagataacttaaaaattgttgagtgtggcggaaaacatcaatcattaaTCAAGATAtcctttattttgtttttacatacaatttgtatatttttgtgaagatatagttccatgaaattgttatgaatgctactatatcgtcataaccagtttttatgaaattttgataatactGTTCaaggaaaatagcaattttctgacggtgatatatgattctgtttatgtacgtctctcattttaaaaagtgtgatgacctatgtattttatttgataatttgttagttttaactctaatgaatggaaataaatacacttttcaaacttgtatcagataaaactgcgagtgtGGAGTCACCTTAACATGAAATTGAACCCGCCCCCCCTCACACGTTCTTCGCTCATAATGATTCTCCCTACCCCATTCCTCGTTTGACGTGTTCCGCCAAAAGCGTCGCCATAATTATTCAGCCCGTGAtgttaaatattcataaatatttcggGGGCGTTGATTATCCGACTCGGAAAATAAATAGGGAACAAGATTACTACACGTAGCTATGTCCACCACCGCCacaagttgaagcacaaaagtcccaaaGCTCCTGTAAAATTTTTCGAATCAAAATGATGGCGCCATATGATCAACTATATATaatgactaacaatcctacaaaatttgaacaaaatccgtacagcggtctcagaggagttgcatccacagtgttcctatagtgtagcatgtacaagttcaacaaagtcccataactctttgtaatatttgtcaaattaaaatggAGGCGCAATGTGATCAAGTATCCTACAAGATTTGAATAAAATCCGTTGAGCAGTTTTGGAGGAGTTGTATCCACAAAAtgtttctatagtgtagcatgtacaaattcaacaaagtcccataactcctgtacaATTTgacgaatcaaaatggcggtgcaatatgatcaactacatatatatggtgaccaacaatcctacaaaatttgaacaaaatccttTGGGCGGTTTCAGAGGGGTTGCGtctacaaaatcaagtgggacggacaccggtatttctatgtcctctgcgttgcggtgggggacaataACGTTTTTATCCAATCGAGTTTAATtgtataaattatatacatagcTTGgtgaaaaacatatataattttattcctaTGTCAGAATATAAGTAGTCATTGAGTAATTACTTACAGTTTAGCCCACCATAGAATACCTGTAATTGTTCAACTTCACAAACATCACTTAAAATATTTAAGttaattattcatgtttatgTGAAGTCAATATcgtatacattttgttttaaataaccCAGCAGGTCAATCATATTATTATGTTGTTTTCTCAATTTCTCGCTATCTGCAATATTTATAACTTTAATTGCCCCGATTATGAATGCCTCATATGTTTAATATACTTGTGTACAACAAAAATCTTTGTCAAACTATTGAAATATGTTGTTGAAGGTATATATTGATCTACATGCATGAGTATTCCTGTTTGTTGAGAAATTTGTATAACTTAATCCCTGCACCAGATACTGGTTAATATATGTCTGTAATTGATAAAATCTGTTTGATGAAAGAAAGTAATTTTCCATCACAACATCTCACATCCTTTAACGTCAGGAACATAATTTTATTGTCCCATAAAGTAGAATTAAGAATTGAACACATGGAATGAAgattatgaattattttctcAGTGTTAATAATATAACTGCGATAGTATGcaaatttgtttataaaataaattgaagatcaaagtatttcaaataaattgaaGATCAAAGTATTTCAAACAGATTTTGAGCAAATTGTGCTCTTTCAGAATCATGCTTTGGTCAAATGACGTGTTTACATGCGGTATGCGGCAGTAAATTCCGCGCGGACCTGTAACGAAACCGAGCAGGATGGTTTTGTGTGCCCGAACGatctttcaaaaattatcttgcCCACTAATATTTTTGTCGCAATATGCAATCCTCTTCTCCTTTTGCCTGATCAGTGGCGTCATCACATACATATGACtgaaatgatgaaatttgtaGACATGGAtgaacgattgattgattgtatcttgcttaacgtctctcacgagaatttttcactcatatggagacgtcatcaataCCGGTGAATATCCatactcggcacttacggcctttgagcagtgtgggttctttagcgtgccacactgGACATCCGttgttaaggtcatctccgaggacccgtgacattcacgcctgatgccgagagtttggcgaTAGATCTGCCACTAtccgttttaacgacttaggtctgtcgcggccgggattagaaccccagccttccgcatgcggggcgaacgctctaacctctaggccagaACCGGCCGTCAGTTTTATTATGGTTTAATGAAGGGCATCATACAGGCGCATGCTGACGTTAGGTCTTAAAATAAGGGGAAACACGTTCTGTTGATTGTAGTAAACTGTAAAGACTGATTATCACTTGCATGTTGTACTTCGATCAAactcagaaaataaaatcgTTCTCTGTAACTGGAGGAGAAAGAGAGTGATGGGGCATTCTGGCTGCTGTTTCTTAGTAATGCAGCAGCACGTAAGACATTCATGGAATGAAATTGTCCCCGagggtatctacagcccagtagctaagtacttcgttactagcttgaaaatacggatgtatatttaattgctctgataaaatttagaaattcatttcaaaattaaggattatttccctcatgcatagctcttatccttacacgaatttgactccaatttttggcactctgtttttccctaaaatagctcttagggtctaaaagtttactgttatttcggatttcaaaaatttcggttgagcatcactgaagagacattatttgtcgaaatgcgcatctggtgcatcaaaattggtaccgtataagttttacattgccCTATGTGCAGAACAATTCTTCTCTATTAAGAAGACAATTAAGTCACCCTCGTACTATAGTTCGACTGCATCTTCAGAAAATGAAACTGTGCAAGACAACTCATTTTTTATATACTCGTGGGGAAGGGGGTCTacattttgaaaagcatatagtCAGTTTGATATCTGGAAATGTTTCTGGACGCATTTTCTGCTACAgtttaaattgaattgaaactTGACAGGGAATGTCTACGTGTGCGAGGCACTTTCGGGGTTTTATCTGAGGGTATTTTTTGTTTATGGCTGTGTCGCATCTTCTGTTACCTTTTAAACTGGATCGGCAAGAAATTTGACAGACATTTTTGGGATGGCCTGGGAAGAACAGGCATACAGATGGCATTTGGGAAGACatataaaaagtgaagataacgaacagtgatcaatttcattatttatataaatacaatattgaAAGTAACCCTGGTAACAGCAgatgcctaggagtaagcatccttgtTGACCGTCATACCTGCTGTGAACCCTCTAccttgttgactggtcacacctgctgtgaaacctctatcttgttgaccggtcacacctgctatGAACCCTCTATcttgttgactggtcacacctgctgtgaaccCTCTatcttgttgaccggtcacacctgctgtgaaccCTCTATcttgttgactggtcacacctgctgtgaaccCTCTatcttgttgaccggtcacacctgctatGAACCCTCTATCTTGTTGACTGCTCATACCTGCTATGAACCCTCTatcttgttgaccggtcatacctgCTGTGAACCCTCTATCTTGTTGACTGgttacacctgctgtgagccctctatcttgttgaccggtcatacctgCTGTGAACCCTCTATcttgttgactggtcacacctgctgtgaaccCTCTATCTTGTTGACCAGTCCTACCTGCTGTGAACCCTCTATcttgttgactggtcacacctgctgtgaaccCTCTATcttgttgactggtcacacctgctgtgaaccCTCTatcttgttgaccggtcatacctgCTATGAACCCTGCTGTGAACCCTCTatcttgttgaccggtcacacctgctgtgaaccCTCTATCTTGTTGATCGGTCCTACCTGCTATGAACCCTCTatcttgttgaccggtcatacctgCTATGAACCCTCTATCTTGTTGACCAGTCATACCTGCTATGAACCCTCTATcttgttgactggtcacacctgctgtgaaccCTCTTATCTTGTTGAACGGTCACACCTGCAGTGAGGCCTCTACTATGTTGACTTGGTTTGAAATACGTCAGATATCATGCTACTTAATGACACGTTGATAATAGCGACTATatgatttgcaaaatgttgatgttaaacaagactgttgaatccccttattagtcccctaccgacaaagtcgaggggactttaggtttgcgctccgtccgtcagTACAGTTTTCCGCaccttttttctctgttcttgcagatattcattttatatttggtatgtagctttgccataacaagttacagatcaagttcgaatttcgtcttggtccgttgatttttcacttagttatggcccttggacttcaAAAAAATAACACGAATTATCAGTTTTgcagactttttttggttgtagtttcagatattcattttatatttggtacattgctttgccataacaacttatagatcaagtttgaatttggtccCGGTCCGTTGATTGTttacttagttatggcccttggacttaaaaaatAGCACGAATTATCAGTTTTgcggactttttttggttgtgcttgcagatattcatttgatatttggtacatttctttgccataacaagttacagatcatgTTCGAATTTCATCTCGGTGCGTagattttccattaagttatgacccttggacttagaaaaatagcatgaattatcagttttccggactttttttttttggttgtgtttgcagatattcattcgatatttggtacattgctttgccataacaagttacagatcaagttcgaattt encodes the following:
- the LOC125664946 gene encoding prostaglandin E2 receptor EP4 subtype-like, whose protein sequence is MHRSLCFILIEKQMEMLDYSYTGELNETFSESIVPPILQGSFGILGNFLALFLLFHHSNVHRWGTFYKYVFALAVTDVNGLLLHYPVAIARYASDFEFEFPKKFCCFDVFLFSFSFLSSAMIVCAMSCDRLFAVKYPFIYRSGNHKTKRILFTIWIFSALVASFPLLGFGSVQMYYPGTWCFINFASLRRLDRINTYVYSSLCLLILLITAITNTAVIHSICQHDRTDIISSNEFERRKRKNDETYIVTLMLSIVILSSVCWIPLLVRMLINASASDPNNGPEELQAVRLTISNAIIDPWIYIILQKKNLVKISRLIRRIRNRKQFPAIIITEESKYVRAGTNLTGGNSSMNTNTISTRV